In Henckelia pumila isolate YLH828 unplaced genomic scaffold, ASM3356847v2 CTG_80:::fragment_1, whole genome shotgun sequence, one genomic interval encodes:
- the LOC140873616 gene encoding O-fucosyltransferase 29 gives MGLANYLASAVLQQQQLQKQNQKQHGYFSHYFCLWKWRRPADAVVMPWTMVCGLLLFAVGLISLFTGHVASDLEWYSQRLVKRTWYYKTDSDYRAPIDIWKSKFSNFYYGCCDRGPHFAAAVRERRSNGYLLIATSGGLNQQRTGITDAVIVARILNATLVLPELDHHSYWKDESDFFQIFDVDWFISYLSKDVPIVKRVPEKFMRSMEKPPYTMRVPRKSEPEYYLEQVLPILLRRRVVQLTKFDYRLANELDEDLQKLRCRVNYHALRFTKSIRNLGQKLVVRMRKMANRFIAVHLRFEPDMLAFSGCYYGGGDKERRELGEIRKRWETLPEISPDEERTRGKCPLTPHEVGLLLRALGFENSTYLYIASGEVYGGEETLRPLKELFPNFYTKEMLAGEELRSFLPFSSRLAAIDYTVCEDSDVFVTNNNGNMAKILAGRRRYMGHKRTIRPNTKRLSTLFAARDKMDWSVFARKVKSRQRGFMGEPEEMRPGRGEFHEFPSACVCQKQNLDRFVNVSMSEFIDKKNGTSERSLSKGEKESTKNGSVSIAEENEHDDFLSD, from the exons ATGGGCTTGGCTAATTATCTGGCCTCTGCAGTTCTGCAGCAGCAGCAGCTGCAGAAGCAAAATCAAAAGCAACACGGGTACTTTTCCCATTATTTCTGCCTCTGGAAATGGCGGCGACCTGCGGACGCGGTGGTGATGCCGTGGACGATGGTTTGCGGGCTTCTGCTTTTTGCGGTGGGTCTCATTTCGCTCTTCACAGGGCACGTGGCTTCTGATCTGGAGTGGTATTCTCAACGACTTGTTAAGCGGACGTGGTACTATAAGACG GATAGTGATTATCGTGCCCCAATTGATATATGGAAATCAAAGTTTTCAAATTTCTATTATGGCTGCTGCGACAGAGGTCCTCATTTTGCAG CTGCTGTACGTGAACGACGTTCGAATGGTTACTTACTAATTGCTACCAGCGGAGGACTCAACCAACAAAGAACAGGA atAACTGATGCTGTAATTGTTGCAAGGATCTTGAATGCTACTTTGGTTTTGCCAGAATTGGATCATCATTCATACTGGAAGGATGAAAG TGATTTCTTCCAGATTTTTGATGTTGACTGGTTTATCTCGTACCTCTCAAAGGATGTTCCGATTGTTAAAAGAGTGCCGGAGAAGTTCATGAGGTCAATGGAAAAACCACCATATACCATGCGAGTTCCTCGAAAGTCGGAACCTGAATATTATCTGGaacaagttttgccaattcttttGAGGAGACGG GTGGTTCAGTTGACGAAGTTTGATTACAGGCTTGCTAATGAACTTGATGAAGACCTGCAAAAGTTGCGATGCCGGGTCAATTATCATGCCTTGAGATTTACCAAATCTATAAGGAATCTGGGCCAGAAGCTTGTTGTGCGAATGCGTAAGATGGCAAATCGTTTTATTGCTGTTCACTTGAG GTTTGAACCTGACATGTTAGCGTTTTCCGGGTGTTACTATGGTGGGGGTGATAAAGAAAGGCGTGAGCTGGGTGAGATAAGAAAGCGGTGGGAAACATTACCA GAAATAAGCCCTGATGAAGAGAGAACACGAGGGAAGTGTCCTTTGACCCCACATGAGGTGGGTTTGTTGCTGAGGGCCCTTGGCTTCGAAAATAGTACCTACCTCTATATTGCATCTGGAGAGGTATACGGCGGAGAAGAAACTTTGAGGCCCCTTAAAGAGCTCTTTCCAAACTTCTATACGAAGGAAATGCTAGCTGGTGAAGAGCTGAGATCTTTTCTTCCCTTTTCTTCTCGTTTAGCGGCCATTGACTATACTGTCTGTGAAGACAGTGATGTCTTTGTCACCAATAATAATGGGAACATGGCAAAAATCCTAGCGGGTCGAAG GAGGTACATGGGTCACAAGAGGACCATCAGACCGAACACCAAAAGGCTTAGTACGCTGTTCGCTGCACGAGACAAAATGGACTGGAGTGTGTTTGCAAGAAAGGTCAAATCACGCCAAAGAGGATTCATGGGAGAGCCGGAAGAGATGAGACCTGGGCGAGGGGAGTTCCATGAATTTCCATCTGCTTGTGTGTGCCAGAAACAAAACTTGGATAGATTTGTCAATGTTTCCATGTCAGAGTTcatagataaaaaaaatggtACCAGTGAAAGAAGTTTATCAAAAGGAGAAAAGGAAAGCACGAAAAATGGGTCCGTCTCAATTGCAGAGGAAAACGAGCACGATGATTTTTTATCTGATTAG
- the LOC140873721 gene encoding protein NONRESPONDING TO OXYLIPINS 2, mitochondrial-like isoform X1 yields MATKCSRIFNRSSISAMKSTISKSKLGVSPASFSKSSLPSKSESSPIRRFFLSRSPAELGSVASMLPLHSAVAVARMTSCLSSSSRSCRALSQGTLCCTSPDL; encoded by the exons ATGGCTACGAAATGCAGCCGAATTTTCAACAGATCTTCAATCTCTGCCATGAAATCCACCATTTCGAAGTCAAAACTCGGAGTTTCCCCGGCGTCGTTTTCAAAATCGTCTCTCCCTTCAAAATCGGAATCCTCACCCATTCGCCGCTTCTTTCTCTCCAG GTCACCAGCGGAGTTGGGGAGCGTTGCATCAATGCTGCCTCTTCACAGCGCTGTAGCAGTGGCTAGGATGACGTCATGTCTGAGCTCATCTTCTCGGAGTTGCAGGGCTTTATCACAGGGTACACTCTGCTGCACTTCTCCAGATCTCTAg
- the LOC140873721 gene encoding protein NONRESPONDING TO OXYLIPINS 2, mitochondrial-like isoform X3: MATKCSRIFNRSSISAMKSTISKSKLGVSPASFSKSSLPSKSESSPIRRFFLSRSPAELGSVASMLPLHSAVAVARMTSCLSSSSRSCRALSQGT; encoded by the exons ATGGCTACGAAATGCAGCCGAATTTTCAACAGATCTTCAATCTCTGCCATGAAATCCACCATTTCGAAGTCAAAACTCGGAGTTTCCCCGGCGTCGTTTTCAAAATCGTCTCTCCCTTCAAAATCGGAATCCTCACCCATTCGCCGCTTCTTTCTCTCCAG GTCACCAGCGGAGTTGGGGAGCGTTGCATCAATGCTGCCTCTTCACAGCGCTGTAGCAGTGGCTAGGATGACGTCATGTCTGAGCTCATCTTCTCGGAGTTGCAGGGCTTTATCACAGG GCACATGA
- the LOC140873721 gene encoding protein NONRESPONDING TO OXYLIPINS 2, mitochondrial-like isoform X2, with translation MATKCSRIFNRSSISAMKSTISKSKLGVSPASFSKSSLPSKSESSPIRRFFLSRSPAELGSVASMLPLHSAVAVARMTSCLSSSSRSCRALSQELGLSVPR, from the exons ATGGCTACGAAATGCAGCCGAATTTTCAACAGATCTTCAATCTCTGCCATGAAATCCACCATTTCGAAGTCAAAACTCGGAGTTTCCCCGGCGTCGTTTTCAAAATCGTCTCTCCCTTCAAAATCGGAATCCTCACCCATTCGCCGCTTCTTTCTCTCCAG GTCACCAGCGGAGTTGGGGAGCGTTGCATCAATGCTGCCTCTTCACAGCGCTGTAGCAGTGGCTAGGATGACGTCATGTCTGAGCTCATCTTCTCGGAGTTGCAGGGCTTTATCACAGG AGCTAGGTCTGTCGGTTCCAAGGTAA